A window of the Bacillus sp. A301a_S52 genome harbors these coding sequences:
- a CDS encoding restriction endonuclease subunit S — MKNQLIKYRLGDIADVQTGPFGTQLHQKDYVEIGTPIITVEHLGDNRILHSNMPNVSDEDKERLSKYQIFEGDIVFSRVGSVDRRAYVRKREDGWLFSGRCLRVRVKDDNVSPLFLSYYFGLESFKEYIRRIAVGATMPSINTQILSDIEVHLPTKKYQDYIADILSTIDEKIEINREINITLEETGWNLYKYWFINFGHFSDTDMIETPEGKIPKGWETISIGNAVDILGGGTPKTKVNEYWENGTINWYSPTDLTSQKSLFTSQTAKEITKLGLEKSSAKLFPPYSVMMTSRATIGVISINTKEASTNQGFITLIPNEDFTMYQLYYWLKENMELILSLSNGSTFKEVSKTNFKKIPIVKPVGVNLFNSTCRNIFKQIESNLVEIEELIKLREYLLHKLLSGEVNLSVVEKQIEKIF, encoded by the coding sequence TTGAAAAATCAATTAATTAAATACCGTCTAGGAGACATAGCAGATGTCCAAACAGGTCCTTTTGGGACGCAATTACATCAAAAGGATTATGTTGAGATAGGTACTCCAATAATCACTGTAGAACACTTAGGGGACAATAGAATCCTTCATAGTAACATGCCTAATGTTTCTGACGAGGATAAGGAAAGATTATCAAAGTATCAAATATTCGAGGGCGATATTGTATTTAGCAGGGTAGGTTCAGTAGATAGAAGGGCATATGTTAGAAAAAGAGAAGATGGTTGGCTATTTTCAGGTCGGTGTCTAAGAGTCAGAGTTAAAGATGATAATGTCTCTCCACTATTTTTATCATATTATTTTGGGCTAGAATCATTTAAAGAGTACATCAGAAGGATTGCTGTTGGAGCAACAATGCCATCAATTAATACGCAGATTTTAAGTGACATTGAAGTCCATCTTCCTACAAAGAAATATCAAGATTATATTGCCGATATCCTAAGTACAATTGATGAAAAGATAGAGATAAATAGAGAAATTAATATAACCCTTGAAGAAACTGGTTGGAATTTATATAAGTATTGGTTTATCAATTTTGGCCATTTTTCAGACACTGATATGATTGAAACACCAGAGGGGAAAATTCCAAAAGGATGGGAAACTATAAGTATAGGAAACGCAGTTGATATTTTAGGGGGTGGCACACCAAAAACAAAAGTAAACGAATACTGGGAAAATGGGACAATAAATTGGTATTCTCCAACAGATTTAACTTCCCAGAAATCTTTGTTTACCTCACAAACTGCAAAGGAAATTACAAAACTTGGTCTAGAAAAAAGTTCTGCAAAGTTGTTCCCACCTTACAGTGTTATGATGACGAGTCGTGCTACTATCGGAGTAATATCTATAAATACCAAAGAGGCGTCAACAAATCAGGGATTTATTACTCTAATACCTAATGAAGATTTTACTATGTATCAACTGTATTATTGGCTAAAGGAAAATATGGAATTAATACTATCTCTATCAAATGGAAGTACGTTTAAGGAGGTAAGTAAGACTAATTTTAAAAAAATACCGATAGTCAAACCTGTTGGGGTAAATCTATTTAATAGTACATGCAGAAATATTTTCAAGCAAATAGAAAGTAATTTAGTCGAAATTGAAGAATTAATTAAATTACGAGAATATCTTCTTCACAAACTACTTTCAGGTGAAGTTAACTTATCAGTGGTTGAGAAACAAATCGAAAAGATATTTTAA
- a CDS encoding type I restriction endonuclease subunit R, whose product MSRPLGETAFEETTIERLKRIGYEYLHAQELFQRGEREQLQEVILFNRFEAFLMKAYPNIPIQEIKRLSGIFTSPNGVSLIQRNQEFHKLLVKGVEFTYEWNGETVTPHIFPIDWGNPENNDFLVVNQLSIDGRMSRRPDIVIYVNGLPLIVFELKNPNSEQATVKDAYTQIQNYTYDISQLFNFNTFTVVSDNVETKHGMPFADYDFFASWKSIDGRNVDNNRANTMRTLIEGLFPKDRLLNYIRNFIVFLKAGDKTKKIGAKYHQFFGVNFAVKETVRATRPEGDRKIGVMYHTTGSGKSLSMLFFAGILSRHTELNNPSIVIQVDRNDLDEQLYDTFVEGESLIGKVERASSTEKLRTILRGEATPVVFSTIEKFRLKGEEIKHPVLSERRNIVVIADEAHRTQAGFEGGYAAQLRFALPNTSHIGFTGTPVDFVGNNTEEIFGHTIHRYDMAQAVADKATLPIYYESRLIPLDLTAEDIDGQFEDIFVDNGESDETEGYKRKWAALEKVVGTPKRLKRLANDIVSHFNSLANPFQKAMIVCMSRQIAADLYDCLKEVEGCPKMEVIMTGDVSKDPPEWRKIQEDSQYSHIKSKKEQEDVKAKLRDPEDPLKFVIVVDMWLTGMDAQPLSCLYVDKPMKGHNLMQAIARVNRVFPGKEGGVVVDYIGIATSLKEATHKYTTGGGTGNPAYDIAEAIRIFNENLDSVRNYIPSNLDINGWRHKPQIDREDFIADIVNILLSSDTEDYIQYATKLEKSYQLVKNQPEVMVIADEVTLFLMLKAQLRKHLRPPGGTVGGNKTLEEQLSALLDQNLLAKETIDIFKVAGIERQDISILDERFLADLTKKEHEDLRLKLLKKLLEDKIKVTFKKGSPQSKTMQELLEKTLTEYHNRVIQAADVVRMMIKMRTEMEEEIRKRQDLGLSEEEVEFYKAITSMEEGAFSNEFLADLIHKVVKELKKKLDVDWTSPHRQDVYAKVKLAVKMVLLKEKVSGQQLQFLTNKFMEQAEQQYKGWPIDA is encoded by the coding sequence ATGTCCAGACCTCTAGGTGAAACAGCATTTGAAGAAACTACTATAGAAAGATTGAAAAGAATTGGCTATGAATACCTTCATGCACAAGAATTATTCCAGCGTGGCGAACGTGAGCAGCTGCAGGAAGTCATTTTATTTAATAGGTTTGAAGCCTTCTTAATGAAGGCTTATCCTAATATACCAATACAAGAAATTAAACGATTGTCAGGTATATTTACTTCACCAAATGGGGTGAGTTTAATACAGCGAAATCAAGAATTTCATAAATTGTTAGTAAAGGGAGTAGAGTTTACTTATGAATGGAATGGAGAGACAGTTACTCCTCACATTTTCCCAATAGATTGGGGTAACCCTGAGAACAATGACTTTCTTGTTGTTAACCAACTCTCCATCGATGGAAGAATGTCACGTAGGCCTGACATAGTTATTTATGTAAATGGTCTCCCGCTTATTGTTTTTGAATTAAAAAATCCTAATAGTGAACAAGCAACAGTTAAAGATGCTTATACACAAATTCAAAACTACACTTATGATATCTCGCAACTGTTCAATTTTAATACCTTCACTGTTGTGTCAGATAATGTAGAAACAAAGCATGGAATGCCGTTTGCTGATTATGATTTTTTTGCTTCTTGGAAATCGATTGATGGTCGAAATGTAGATAATAATCGGGCTAATACAATGCGTACATTAATTGAGGGTCTATTTCCAAAAGATCGTTTGCTTAACTATATACGTAACTTCATAGTCTTCCTTAAAGCAGGAGATAAAACTAAGAAAATAGGTGCTAAATACCACCAATTTTTTGGTGTTAATTTTGCGGTTAAGGAAACTGTTCGTGCGACAAGGCCTGAAGGAGACCGTAAAATTGGTGTAATGTATCATACTACTGGCTCTGGTAAATCACTTAGTATGCTTTTCTTTGCTGGTATATTAAGCAGACACACTGAATTAAATAACCCTTCAATTGTTATTCAAGTGGATAGAAATGATTTAGATGAGCAATTGTATGATACCTTTGTTGAGGGTGAATCATTGATTGGTAAGGTTGAAAGGGCTAGCAGTACAGAGAAGTTAAGGACAATTCTTAGAGGGGAAGCAACGCCTGTTGTCTTTTCTACAATAGAAAAATTTCGTTTAAAAGGAGAAGAGATAAAACACCCTGTGCTTTCAGAACGGAGAAACATTGTAGTTATAGCAGATGAAGCACACCGTACACAAGCAGGATTTGAGGGCGGTTATGCAGCGCAATTACGCTTTGCTCTTCCTAACACCTCTCATATTGGATTTACAGGAACACCGGTAGATTTTGTTGGTAATAATACGGAAGAAATATTTGGTCATACCATTCACCGTTACGACATGGCTCAGGCTGTTGCTGATAAGGCAACTTTACCAATTTATTATGAAAGTCGCTTAATTCCCTTAGATTTGACTGCTGAAGATATAGATGGTCAATTCGAAGATATTTTTGTGGATAATGGTGAAAGTGACGAAACGGAAGGATATAAAAGGAAATGGGCCGCTTTAGAAAAAGTTGTGGGAACTCCAAAACGGCTCAAACGCCTTGCAAACGATATCGTATCACATTTTAATTCATTGGCCAATCCCTTTCAAAAAGCAATGATTGTCTGTATGAGTCGTCAAATTGCTGCAGATTTATATGATTGTTTAAAAGAAGTAGAAGGTTGTCCTAAAATGGAAGTCATAATGACTGGTGATGTTTCAAAAGACCCTCCTGAATGGCGAAAAATTCAAGAAGATAGCCAATATTCACATATTAAGTCTAAGAAAGAACAAGAAGATGTAAAGGCAAAATTACGGGACCCAGAAGACCCACTTAAATTTGTAATAGTGGTTGATATGTGGCTAACAGGAATGGACGCTCAGCCTCTTTCTTGCTTATATGTTGATAAGCCTATGAAGGGGCATAACTTAATGCAAGCAATTGCAAGGGTTAACCGGGTGTTTCCCGGAAAAGAAGGTGGAGTGGTTGTAGATTATATTGGGATTGCCACGTCTCTAAAAGAGGCAACTCATAAGTATACAACAGGTGGCGGCACAGGAAATCCCGCTTATGATATTGCTGAAGCCATACGAATTTTCAATGAAAATTTAGATTCTGTCAGAAATTATATACCATCTAATTTAGATATTAACGGTTGGAGGCATAAACCCCAAATAGATAGAGAAGATTTTATTGCAGATATAGTAAATATATTATTAAGCAGTGATACAGAAGATTATATACAATATGCAACGAAATTAGAAAAATCTTACCAACTCGTTAAAAATCAACCAGAGGTAATGGTAATTGCTGATGAAGTAACTTTATTTTTAATGCTAAAGGCGCAATTGCGTAAGCATTTACGACCTCCTGGGGGAACTGTAGGAGGGAATAAGACATTAGAAGAGCAACTGTCAGCGTTATTAGATCAAAATTTATTGGCTAAGGAAACAATAGATATATTCAAGGTTGCTGGCATCGAACGGCAAGATATTAGCATTCTTGATGAGCGATTTTTAGCAGACTTAACAAAGAAAGAACATGAGGATCTTAGATTAAAACTTCTGAAAAAATTACTTGAGGACAAAATTAAAGTCACATTTAAAAAAGGTAGTCCACAATCTAAAACTATGCAAGAGTTGTTAGAAAAGACTTTGACCGAGTACCATAATCGTGTAATTCAAGCAGCAGATGTTGTTCGAATGATGATTAAAATGCGCACAGAAATGGAAGAGGAGATTCGTAAACGTCAAGATTTAGGTTTATCTGAAGAAGAGGTTGAGTTCTATAAAGCAATCACCTCTATGGAAGAAGGTGCATTTTCCAATGAGTTTCTTGCTGACTTAATACACAAAGTTGTTAAAGAGTTAAAAAAGAAACTTGATGTTGATTGGACTAGCCCGCATCGCCAAGACGTATATGCTAAAGTGAAACTTGCTGTAAAAATGGTTCTATTGAAAGAGAAGGTTTCCGGTCAACAACTTCAATTTTTAACAAATAAATTTATGGAACAGGCGGAGCAACAATATAAAGGTTGGCCGATTGATGCATAG